The Neochlamydia sp. S13 genome has a segment encoding these proteins:
- a CDS encoding Na(+)-transporting NADH-quinone reductase subunit B: protein MLRRLLSSLQKLAEPGKPLHKLHPLINANDTFLYEAAVNTRRAPHIRDAIDVKRWMILVVIALLPCIMMAIWNTGLLKYVYSSGDYKLMNEYLEASKNFQAYWAFATYDSRYIPIIMEGLKIFLPLTLLSYAVGGFWEAFFACVRKHEISEGFLVTGILYVLILPPTIPYWMAAVGVSAGVVLGKEIFGGSGMNIVNPALACRAFLFFTFPGKMSGDVWVGSNPTIIRESLLKMNQEGQTTAFDGYSQATKLAIFNVPQDIKRIHIDTIATHAIGTDVSTIQTIRTQFDQWNSLTHQNATLGQLTMDQIKSFVTSPLAEGGLGLSSGYYEDAYHFSSLNYGLGNNHDWSFFLGNKLGCLGETSTLACLLGALFLIWTGIGSWRTILGMLLGAFGTALLFQLSSSYLFPNQGAWTAAQFGFPAYKHLLLGGLAFGLVFMATDPVSSPSIPLAKWIYGIFCGMVTLVIRVINPAYPEGVMLAILMGNVFAPLFDYYAVKHFRKRSISRVRIRS from the coding sequence ATGCTCAGACGATTACTCAGTTCCCTCCAAAAGCTTGCTGAACCAGGCAAGCCTCTTCATAAGCTTCACCCTTTAATCAATGCGAATGATACTTTCCTTTACGAAGCAGCTGTGAATACAAGGCGAGCTCCCCATATCCGAGATGCTATTGACGTTAAGCGCTGGATGATCCTGGTGGTTATTGCTCTGTTGCCCTGTATTATGATGGCCATATGGAACACCGGTTTACTTAAATATGTCTATAGTAGCGGCGACTATAAATTAATGAATGAATATCTAGAGGCAAGTAAAAATTTCCAGGCTTATTGGGCTTTTGCTACATACGATAGCCGCTATATCCCTATTATTATGGAAGGGCTTAAAATCTTCCTTCCTCTAACGCTTCTTTCCTATGCAGTGGGAGGCTTTTGGGAGGCTTTCTTTGCCTGCGTAAGAAAGCATGAAATTTCAGAAGGGTTTCTCGTTACAGGTATTTTATATGTACTTATCCTTCCTCCCACTATCCCTTATTGGATGGCAGCGGTAGGCGTTTCTGCCGGTGTAGTCTTAGGTAAAGAGATTTTTGGAGGCTCGGGCATGAATATTGTTAATCCCGCACTCGCATGCCGAGCGTTTCTCTTTTTTACTTTTCCAGGAAAAATGAGTGGCGACGTATGGGTAGGCTCTAATCCTACTATTATACGCGAAAGCCTGCTTAAAATGAATCAAGAAGGGCAAACTACAGCCTTTGATGGATATTCCCAAGCGACAAAATTAGCTATTTTTAATGTCCCTCAGGACATTAAACGTATTCATATCGATACGATTGCTACCCATGCTATAGGAACAGATGTAAGCACAATCCAGACCATTCGTACGCAATTTGATCAATGGAATTCCCTTACTCATCAAAATGCCACGCTAGGCCAGCTTACGATGGACCAAATAAAAAGCTTTGTGACTAGCCCTCTTGCTGAAGGAGGGTTGGGTCTTTCCAGTGGATATTATGAAGATGCTTATCACTTCTCTTCCTTAAATTACGGCCTGGGAAATAATCATGACTGGAGCTTTTTTCTAGGCAATAAACTAGGTTGCCTAGGTGAGACCTCCACTTTAGCTTGCCTTTTAGGCGCTCTATTTCTTATATGGACTGGGATTGGTTCATGGCGAACCATATTAGGAATGCTGCTAGGCGCATTTGGGACGGCTCTTTTATTTCAGCTAAGTTCAAGCTATTTGTTCCCTAACCAGGGAGCATGGACAGCCGCCCAGTTTGGTTTTCCCGCCTATAAACATCTTCTATTGGGAGGGCTTGCTTTTGGATTGGTTTTTATGGCGACTGATCCCGTTTCCTCTCCCTCCATTCCTCTTGCCAAATGGATATACGGAATTTTCTGTGGCATGGTGACTTTAGTCATCCGTGTCATCAATCCGGCTTATCCTGAAGGGGTAATGCTAGCTATTTTAATGGGCAACGTCTTTGCCCCTTTATTTGACTACTATGCCGTCAAGCACTTTAGAAAAAGGAGCATTAGCCGTGTCCGCATCCGTTCCTAA
- the nqrC gene encoding NADH:ubiquinone reductase (Na(+)-transporting) subunit C translates to MSASVPKKAMSNTYTIFFMIVLSFACALILSILASVLEKPKEVAKELDRSKQMMIAAKLLDHQDYFLVQDPQGNYLSANYEEGRLVPSNSSQMATQSQLLDIYSKRIIPLLVDKEGNIKTFEEEKINYTDYLAAYRKTGYYQLPLMLVYKILPNPADKESNINSAVEGYVIPINGLGLWDAIYGYLAIKPDGNTVIGISWYDQKETPGLGANISEAYWQSLFPNKQIFQQNADGKTDFKSAPLGLTVVKGKVAESLGTIPKAKSAVDGMAGATLTGNGVTDAYRNVLAPYRPFLTKLHQTYSLSQEKMHN, encoded by the coding sequence GTGTCCGCATCCGTTCCTAAAAAAGCCATGAGCAATACTTACACTATCTTTTTTATGATTGTTTTAAGTTTTGCCTGTGCCCTTATTTTATCGATTTTGGCAAGTGTCTTAGAAAAGCCTAAAGAAGTGGCCAAAGAGCTAGATAGAAGCAAACAAATGATGATTGCTGCTAAGCTTTTGGATCACCAGGATTATTTCCTTGTACAAGACCCTCAAGGGAATTACCTCTCTGCCAACTATGAAGAAGGAAGGTTAGTTCCTAGCAATTCTTCCCAGATGGCTACCCAAAGCCAACTGCTTGATATTTATAGTAAACGTATAATCCCCTTGCTGGTAGACAAAGAGGGTAATATCAAAACTTTTGAGGAAGAGAAAATCAACTACACTGATTATCTTGCGGCTTACCGCAAAACGGGTTACTATCAACTACCTCTTATGCTGGTTTACAAAATTCTTCCCAATCCGGCTGATAAAGAGAGCAATATTAACTCTGCGGTGGAAGGATATGTTATACCTATCAATGGCTTGGGCTTATGGGATGCCATTTACGGCTATTTAGCTATCAAACCTGATGGCAACACGGTAATAGGCATTTCTTGGTATGATCAGAAAGAAACGCCTGGCTTGGGGGCCAACATTTCTGAAGCCTACTGGCAAAGTCTTTTCCCTAATAAGCAAATCTTTCAACAGAATGCTGATGGCAAAACTGATTTTAAGTCAGCGCCGCTCGGCCTTACTGTTGTCAAAGGCAAAGTTGCCGAAAGCTTAGGCACTATCCCTAAAGCCAAAAGCGCCGTTGATGGCATGGCAGGTGCTACTCTTACAGGTAATGGAGTCACCGATGCCTATCGCAATGTCCTTGCACCCTATCGTCCCTTTCTTACTAAGCTTCATCAGACTTACTCTCTTTCTCAAGAAAAAATGCATAACTAA
- the nqrD gene encoding NADH:ubiquinone reductase (Na(+)-transporting) subunit D codes for MVSTNASARSYLTSQLWGGNQILVAVLGICSALGVTNRLSVSLTMGLSVAFVTAFSSLFVSLLRKVTPDSVRMITQLAIISVFVIIIDQFLQAYFFSISKVLSVFVGLIITNCIVMGRTEGMAKNVGPLCAFMDGLGAGLGYAWVLMVVGGIRELFGFGQLFGYQIIPYSWYATATHPNGYDNFALMVSPPAAFFIIGGMIWVFNTLNRNEG; via the coding sequence ATGGTATCGACAAATGCATCTGCTCGTTCATATTTGACTTCTCAGCTTTGGGGAGGCAATCAAATCCTAGTAGCGGTACTGGGCATTTGCTCGGCTTTAGGAGTTACGAATAGACTTTCTGTCTCGCTCACCATGGGCCTTTCGGTAGCCTTTGTCACCGCTTTTTCTTCCTTATTTGTTTCACTTCTTAGAAAAGTTACTCCCGATAGCGTACGTATGATTACCCAACTAGCCATCATTTCTGTTTTTGTAATTATCATTGATCAATTCTTACAAGCCTATTTTTTTAGCATCTCTAAAGTTTTAAGCGTTTTTGTGGGACTAATTATTACTAACTGTATAGTCATGGGACGTACCGAGGGGATGGCAAAGAATGTAGGACCCCTCTGTGCATTCATGGATGGACTAGGTGCTGGCTTAGGCTATGCATGGGTGCTAATGGTAGTAGGTGGTATTCGAGAATTGTTCGGCTTTGGACAGCTGTTTGGCTACCAAATTATTCCCTATAGCTGGTATGCGACAGCTACCCACCCCAATGGGTATGATAATTTTGCTCTGATGGTTAGCCCTCCAGCTGCGTTTTTTATTATAGGCGGCATGATCTGGGTATTTAACACCCTCAATAGGAACGAAGGATAA
- the nqrE gene encoding NADH:ubiquinone reductase (Na(+)-transporting) subunit E codes for MWMGNYEPLNLLGLLLQAVFIENFLLANFLGMCTYLACSTKLKTANGLGLAVVFVLTVSGILNWFVHRFVTGAGALGWLSVFGLEASQINLNFLEFLLFISVIAGFVQILEIIIEKVAPALYMSLGLYLPLIAVNCAILGACLFAVTRDYPFWPNLVYVFGSGLGWWLAIALIAAIREKLATSKVIPALKGMGITFMMSGLMAMAFQGFTGIKLAIPTGKPSNVDTQMMPFSQVEKIYSETPLKS; via the coding sequence ATGTGGATGGGAAATTACGAGCCTTTAAATTTATTAGGTCTTCTTTTACAAGCTGTATTTATTGAAAATTTCCTTTTAGCTAACTTTTTAGGCATGTGCACCTATTTAGCCTGCTCGACCAAATTAAAAACAGCCAATGGTCTAGGCTTAGCAGTTGTGTTTGTCCTCACTGTTTCCGGCATCCTCAATTGGTTTGTCCATCGTTTTGTTACAGGTGCAGGAGCTCTCGGCTGGCTTTCTGTTTTTGGCCTTGAAGCTTCTCAAATCAACCTAAACTTTTTAGAATTTTTACTTTTTATTTCCGTTATTGCAGGCTTTGTGCAAATCCTTGAAATCATCATAGAAAAGGTTGCTCCCGCTTTATATATGTCTTTAGGACTTTATCTACCCCTGATTGCCGTTAATTGTGCCATCCTAGGAGCCTGCCTTTTTGCTGTTACACGCGATTATCCTTTTTGGCCCAATCTGGTATATGTTTTTGGCTCAGGTCTCGGGTGGTGGTTAGCAATAGCTCTTATTGCCGCTATCCGCGAAAAACTAGCTACCTCGAAGGTAATCCCCGCTCTTAAAGGAATGGGCATTACTTTCATGATGAGTGGATTAATGGCCATGGCTTTTCAAGGATTTACAGGGATTAAACTAGCCATACCTACAGGTAAACCATCAAATGTCGACACGCAGATGATGCCATTTTCACAAGTAGAAAAGATATATAGTGAGACTCCTTTAAAAAGCTGA
- the gcvH gene encoding glycine cleavage system protein GcvH yields MKFADTHEWIEVADRIGIVGVSKHAQKELGEIVYVELPKIGKKVKAGEEAAVLESTKAATDIYSPVSGTIIEVNTALSSAADLVNTSPEKEGWLFKIEMDSLDELNKLIEAQEYYAKFS; encoded by the coding sequence ATGAAATTTGCCGATACGCATGAATGGATTGAAGTTGCAGATCGCATAGGAATTGTAGGTGTTTCTAAGCATGCACAGAAAGAATTGGGCGAAATTGTCTATGTAGAATTGCCGAAAATAGGCAAAAAAGTAAAGGCTGGCGAAGAAGCTGCCGTTCTTGAATCTACTAAAGCCGCTACAGATATCTATTCTCCTGTTTCAGGCACCATTATAGAGGTTAACACTGCTCTGTCTTCGGCAGCAGATCTAGTAAATACCTCTCCTGAAAAGGAAGGGTGGCTTTTTAAAATAGAAATGGATAGCTTAGATGAGCTTAATAAGCTCATAGAGGCCCAAGAATACTATGCCAAATTTTCTTGA
- a CDS encoding lipoate--protein ligase family protein — translation MKWIILQDAVDTAQNNMDKDLKLLQNIDCTANPILRFYGWQGPCATYGYFINPLHFLDAEGVQKHGLQLGRRPTGGGIVFHLTDLAFSVIIPAKHPRYSLNTLDNYAWVNQQVAEAVKAFKNEIVTAFLKIEPLSNNELCRHFCMAKPTIYDVMVEGKKIGGAAQRRTREGFLHQGTLSIAFPDETLLKAVLKTETEVLEAMKSHSYVLEEGAGTNQLEEIRHQLRHLLVLQFEKNC, via the coding sequence ATGAAGTGGATCATCCTTCAGGACGCTGTAGACACCGCTCAAAATAATATGGATAAAGATTTAAAACTTTTGCAAAACATTGACTGCACGGCAAATCCTATCTTGCGTTTTTATGGCTGGCAGGGTCCTTGTGCGACCTATGGATATTTTATTAATCCTCTACATTTTTTAGATGCCGAAGGAGTGCAAAAGCATGGACTGCAGTTAGGGCGCAGGCCGACAGGAGGGGGAATAGTTTTTCATTTGACCGATCTAGCTTTCTCAGTCATCATACCTGCTAAACATCCCCGCTATTCTTTAAACACGCTTGATAATTATGCTTGGGTGAATCAGCAGGTGGCCGAAGCGGTAAAAGCATTCAAAAATGAAATTGTGACTGCTTTCTTAAAGATCGAACCTCTTTCTAACAATGAGCTTTGCCGTCATTTTTGCATGGCAAAGCCTACTATTTATGATGTGATGGTTGAAGGTAAAAAGATCGGTGGGGCGGCACAACGACGTACCCGTGAGGGTTTTTTACATCAAGGTACTTTATCTATTGCTTTTCCCGATGAGACGCTGCTTAAAGCCGTGCTAAAAACAGAAACAGAGGTGTTGGAAGCGATGAAAAGTCATAGTTATGTTTTAGAAGAAGGGGCTGGCACTAACCAATTGGAAGAGATTCGTCACCAGCTAAGACATTTACTGGTTCTACAATTTGAAAAAAATTGTTAA
- the rnc gene encoding ribonuclease III produces MNAYDELMKRATEIEHKIGYTFKDRALLALAFVHRSYINENKEVGKHNERLEFLGDSVLGMLIADYLYRYLPSTSEGELSVLRSRLVEASSCFNYVQKYGLGQYLLLGKGERMNDGRGRESILADLFEAIIGAIYLDGGLEVAKHFLFKNFSAEIEAILKMPLRNFKALFQDYCQKNFQQTPTYKVLGEEGPDHSKIFKICVMVHDQAKGYGHGSSKKEAQQAAAADALAHYRVIANQKIKEA; encoded by the coding sequence ATGAACGCATACGATGAACTCATGAAACGTGCTACCGAGATAGAACATAAGATTGGTTATACCTTTAAAGACCGAGCTTTATTAGCTTTAGCTTTTGTGCATAGATCTTACATCAACGAAAACAAAGAAGTGGGGAAGCACAATGAACGCTTAGAATTTTTAGGAGATTCGGTTCTAGGCATGCTCATTGCAGACTATCTTTATCGCTACCTGCCCTCCACTTCGGAAGGTGAGCTCTCTGTTCTTCGCTCCCGTTTAGTAGAAGCTAGCTCCTGTTTTAATTATGTGCAAAAATATGGTTTAGGCCAATATTTACTTCTAGGAAAAGGTGAGAGAATGAATGATGGGCGAGGACGTGAATCTATTCTAGCAGACTTATTTGAAGCGATCATTGGAGCCATTTACTTAGATGGAGGCTTAGAAGTTGCCAAGCACTTTTTATTTAAAAATTTTTCTGCAGAAATCGAAGCTATATTAAAAATGCCTTTGCGCAACTTCAAAGCACTTTTCCAAGATTACTGTCAAAAGAACTTTCAACAAACACCTACTTATAAAGTTTTAGGTGAGGAAGGACCTGATCATAGTAAAATTTTTAAAATATGTGTGATGGTTCATGATCAAGCTAAGGGATATGGACACGGCTCTTCTAAAAAAGAAGCTCAGCAAGCCGCAGCAGCAGATGCGCTCGCCCACTATCGCGTTATTGCTAATCAAAAAATTAAAGAGGCCTAA
- the radA gene encoding DNA repair protein RadA, with protein MAAKQKSAWYCSECGHKQYKWTGQCPQCTSWNSMHEEVEVVGAKTRFEAQQPIRTSKPVRLKEVSHKGTPRIRTLLHEFDRLIGGGLVPGSLSLVGGDPGIGKSTLLLQISQALAMQGSIILYVCGEESVEQTSMRAQRLGIDSENLFLLSETNFSAIKAHIDQVKPDILIIDSIQIVYKGEISSAPGSVSQVRETTTEFMHIAKGHQIATFLIGHVTKSGEIAGPRVLEHLVDTVLYFEGDKQNNYRMIRVVKNRFGPTDEIAVFQMQQAGLVEVPNPSQVFLEERRKEAIGSVIIPTIEGTRAILIETQALVTETFFSTPSRRCTGIDQNRLALLLAVLEKRMGYQLHRCDVFVSIAGGMRITEPGIDLGVLLSVASSMRNLQVDAETTVVGEVGLGGEIRSVTRIESRLKEAIHMGFQHCLIPKRNVKGIPPEISQKIGIIGVEFVEEAVQQLIR; from the coding sequence ATGGCTGCTAAACAAAAAAGCGCCTGGTATTGCTCTGAATGTGGCCACAAGCAATATAAGTGGACTGGCCAATGCCCTCAATGTACTTCTTGGAATTCTATGCATGAAGAAGTAGAGGTAGTAGGCGCCAAAACACGCTTTGAAGCCCAACAGCCTATACGCACTAGTAAGCCCGTGCGCTTAAAAGAAGTTTCTCATAAAGGAACGCCCCGGATCCGCACCTTACTGCATGAGTTTGATCGTTTAATTGGTGGAGGACTCGTTCCTGGCTCTCTTTCTTTAGTCGGTGGCGACCCTGGAATTGGAAAATCTACTCTTCTTTTGCAGATCTCTCAGGCACTAGCTATGCAAGGCTCCATTATTTTGTATGTTTGCGGAGAAGAATCTGTCGAGCAAACCTCCATGCGTGCGCAACGCTTAGGCATTGATAGCGAAAACTTGTTCCTTTTAAGTGAAACCAATTTTTCCGCTATTAAAGCTCACATCGATCAGGTAAAGCCCGACATTTTAATTATTGATTCCATTCAGATTGTCTATAAAGGGGAAATTTCTTCAGCGCCTGGATCAGTTTCACAAGTACGCGAAACTACTACAGAGTTTATGCATATCGCCAAAGGACATCAGATTGCCACTTTTCTAATTGGCCATGTAACTAAATCGGGCGAAATAGCGGGCCCTCGAGTTTTAGAACACTTAGTAGACACTGTGCTTTATTTTGAAGGAGATAAACAGAATAATTATCGTATGATTCGAGTGGTGAAAAATCGTTTTGGCCCCACGGATGAAATTGCCGTATTCCAAATGCAACAGGCGGGCTTAGTGGAGGTGCCTAATCCCTCACAAGTTTTCTTAGAAGAACGTCGCAAAGAGGCGATTGGCTCTGTGATTATTCCTACTATAGAGGGAACGCGCGCTATTTTAATAGAAACCCAAGCTTTGGTTACCGAAACTTTCTTTAGTACTCCTTCTCGCCGCTGTACAGGAATTGATCAGAATCGGCTAGCCTTGTTATTAGCGGTCTTAGAAAAGCGTATGGGCTACCAATTGCATAGGTGTGATGTATTTGTCTCGATTGCGGGGGGCATGCGTATTACAGAACCAGGCATTGATCTAGGTGTCTTATTATCTGTAGCCTCTTCAATGCGTAATCTACAAGTTGATGCGGAAACTACCGTAGTAGGTGAGGTGGGTTTGGGGGGAGAGATTCGGAGTGTGACCCGCATAGAAAGCCGGCTTAAAGAGGCTATTCATATGGGCTTTCAACACTGCTTAATCCCTAAAAGAAATGTTAAAGGTATCCCCCCGGAAATTTCCCAAAAAATCGGCATTATAGGCGTTGAGTTTGTAGAAGAAGCTGTCCAACAATTGATTAGATAA
- the hemC gene encoding hydroxymethylbilane synthase, whose amino-acid sequence MQSLSIKVGARSSALSKAQVKEVYQELCRHHAHILFENTYLETTGDKDRITSLRHIGKTDFFTKEVDLLLLSQQCRLAIHSAKDLPEPLPPGLVISAITHGVDPADVLVLRPGQTIEDLPPRACIATSSLRREERVKELRKDLTFCDLRGTIPERLELLEKGQADGVVVAEAALIRLNLTHLNRIKLPGETVPYQGQLALICREDDTEILELMSCLDSRKPKPQILYLGIDLPDQQEKSLNFIHYPIIRIHPRAFHQSDIREGFQDFLSYTHLIFTSKNAVHIFFKIFSHYKYTTHHLHNKEVICVGSQTAKAFASYATLSPLIPSVETAEGMIDLLQGLPLANPYFFWPHSALSRSVLTDFFIQQKWRFRECILYDTFLNKNLRPLDLTLIDEIHFTSPSTINAFIEKFGGLPKSKRLKAIGPITQSHLMQRLNFP is encoded by the coding sequence ATGCAAAGCTTGTCAATTAAAGTAGGTGCGCGTTCTTCTGCTTTATCTAAAGCTCAGGTTAAAGAAGTTTATCAAGAACTTTGCCGCCATCATGCCCATATCCTATTTGAAAACACCTATCTTGAAACCACAGGTGATAAAGATCGCATTACTTCGCTGCGCCACATAGGTAAGACAGATTTTTTTACCAAGGAAGTTGACCTTCTCCTTTTAAGCCAGCAGTGTCGTTTAGCTATACACTCAGCTAAAGATCTTCCCGAGCCCCTTCCTCCAGGCTTAGTGATCTCAGCTATCACCCATGGAGTAGACCCTGCAGATGTATTAGTGCTAAGGCCGGGTCAAACTATTGAGGACCTTCCTCCAAGAGCCTGTATTGCCACCTCCTCTCTACGTCGTGAAGAAAGGGTAAAAGAACTACGTAAAGACCTAACCTTTTGTGATTTAAGAGGAACTATCCCTGAAAGATTGGAGTTGCTTGAAAAAGGACAAGCTGATGGCGTAGTAGTAGCTGAAGCAGCTTTAATTCGTCTTAATCTTACCCATCTAAATCGCATTAAGCTACCAGGAGAAACTGTGCCTTATCAAGGCCAATTAGCTCTCATCTGCCGAGAAGATGATACTGAGATACTTGAACTAATGAGCTGTCTAGATAGCCGCAAGCCAAAACCGCAAATCCTTTATCTGGGCATAGATCTTCCTGACCAACAAGAAAAAAGCCTTAACTTTATTCATTACCCTATTATTCGCATTCATCCCCGTGCCTTCCATCAAAGTGATATTCGAGAAGGCTTTCAAGATTTTTTATCTTATACGCACTTAATTTTTACTAGCAAAAATGCAGTGCATATTTTTTTTAAAATTTTTTCTCACTATAAATATACAACCCATCATTTACATAATAAAGAAGTCATTTGCGTAGGCTCTCAGACAGCCAAAGCCTTTGCAAGCTATGCCACCCTTTCTCCTTTAATTCCTTCTGTAGAAACGGCTGAAGGAATGATAGATCTTTTGCAAGGTTTACCCCTCGCCAATCCTTATTTTTTTTGGCCCCATTCTGCTCTTTCGCGCTCTGTCCTCACCGATTTTTTTATCCAGCAAAAATGGCGTTTTCGTGAATGCATTCTTTATGATACTTTCCTTAATAAAAATTTGCGCCCCCTAGATTTAACCCTTATCGATGAAATCCATTTCACCAGCCCCTCTACAATAAATGCTTTTATAGAAAAATTTGGCGGCCTTCCTAAGAGCAAAAGGCTTAAAGCGATTGGACCTATCACGCAGTCTCATTTAATGCAAAGATTAAATTTTCCTTAA
- a CDS encoding leucine-rich repeat domain-containing protein gives MIPSISTSNTHPNFRLAVSENIEDAVSGKLMTRAVTLFPCGHTFNEETVISCLARNKLCPLDSQLIERHTPNPTIRLQAQIAEADFLSEFFRERYIALLGHLLNAPSIKAIPSLANLLENQSKILMSQFGEPLTEEEKINYSWTRDLLDENKKIRQFVFNRLQQTHPSAPLTVGVSLSPLSTSSPSGVPKEIGCYSHRFVPLPPPPSAALLYNVILQVHFPEGNGELIKQTRIIDRIYKIDSHLSTEEKVLYIFQKLFTLASSLSPLSLEENIIENKASNLSNYSSYLLNISCLLLWHHLPGGREYLSHPYIYTLPLKRKAELLIPWMKEYCVQLNRLNLSHLNFIFLPPAIGQLSQLQRLYLYNNQLTTLPAAIGQLSQLQRLCLHNNQLTSLPETIGQLSQLQRLCLHNNQLTTLPESIGQLSQLQYLFLSNNKLRALPESIGKLSQLRQLYLV, from the coding sequence ATGATACCATCCATTTCTACCTCTAACACTCACCCAAATTTTCGGCTTGCTGTCTCAGAAAATATAGAAGACGCCGTCTCAGGAAAGCTAATGACTCGAGCAGTTACTTTGTTTCCTTGCGGTCATACCTTTAATGAAGAGACTGTCATCTCTTGTTTAGCGCGCAATAAGCTTTGCCCTCTTGATAGCCAACTTATTGAGAGACATACACCCAACCCTACTATCAGACTCCAAGCTCAAATTGCTGAAGCCGATTTTTTATCAGAATTTTTTAGAGAACGCTATATTGCCCTTTTGGGCCATCTTTTAAATGCACCTTCTATTAAAGCAATTCCTTCCCTGGCTAACTTGTTAGAAAATCAATCTAAAATCTTAATGAGCCAATTTGGCGAACCGCTAACAGAAGAAGAAAAAATAAACTATAGTTGGACAAGGGATTTATTAGATGAAAATAAGAAAATTAGACAATTTGTCTTCAACCGGCTCCAGCAAACTCACCCAAGCGCTCCTCTCACCGTAGGTGTTTCTCTATCTCCTCTTTCCACTTCTTCGCCATCTGGCGTCCCAAAAGAAATTGGATGCTATTCACATCGATTCGTACCCCTACCCCCGCCCCCTTCCGCCGCCTTGCTTTACAACGTGATCCTTCAAGTTCATTTTCCTGAGGGAAATGGAGAGCTTATAAAACAAACTCGGATTATAGATAGGATTTATAAAATTGATTCCCATCTTTCTACTGAAGAAAAAGTGCTCTATATCTTTCAAAAGCTTTTTACATTGGCCTCTTCTCTTTCTCCATTAAGCCTTGAAGAAAATATTATAGAAAACAAAGCCTCTAACCTTTCTAATTACTCCTCCTACCTACTAAATATTAGCTGCCTATTACTCTGGCACCATCTACCGGGAGGAAGAGAGTACTTAAGTCATCCCTATATCTACACCCTACCTTTAAAGAGAAAAGCAGAGCTATTAATTCCTTGGATGAAAGAGTACTGCGTCCAACTTAATCGCCTGAATTTAAGTCATTTAAACTTTATATTTTTACCGCCCGCGATCGGACAACTTTCTCAGCTGCAAAGACTTTACTTATATAATAACCAACTAACTACTCTTCCAGCAGCTATCGGGCAGCTTTCCCAGCTGCAACGGCTTTGCTTACATAATAACCAACTAACGTCTCTTCCTGAAACCATCGGGCAGCTTTCCCAGCTGCAACGACTTTGCTTACATAATAACCAACTAACTACCCTTCCTGAAAGCATCGGGCAGCTCTCCCAGCTGCAATATCTTTTTTTATCCAATAATAAACTACGAGCTCTTCCTGAAAGTATTGGGAAGCTCTCTCAACTGAGACAGCTTTACTTAGTTTGA